The Nitrosopumilus sp. b3 sequence AGTGTTTCCATGGTGTAGGGTTTTGAAAGAATAGGAATGTGAAGACTGTTCAATTTTCCAAAAGTCTCAGAAGTTGTATCAGCAGTTACGGCAATAATTTTTGCGGAATTATCTATTTTTGTAATTCCGTCAATCGCAAAAAATCCATCATATTTTGGCATCCTCATATCCAGAAAAACAATGTCCGGTT is a genomic window containing:
- a CDS encoding response regulator; its protein translation is MMVNEVKNTCIIIDDMKSHQFLLSQMVEICGLEVIGVGENGKEGTEIFQKLKPDIVFLDMRMPKYDGFFAIDGITKIDNSAKIIAVTADTTSETFGKLNSLHIPILSKPYTMETLQKIIDKELLKN